AATAATGGCGAGCTTCCAGTAATAGGTGAACATCAGGCAGAAAGAAAAGATCACGATGAAAACATTCACCACCAGGCCGATGGCTATATCGTTGATGAATACACGTATTTTAACAGCATCGCTGATCCGGGAAGTGATCTCCCCTACCCGCATGGTATCAAAGAACTGCTGCGGCAGGCGGAGCAGGTGTTTATAATAACCAAGGATCAGCCGCGCATCTATCTGCTGACCTGTTTTTAAAGCGAATACACTTTTCAGTTGCCCGATGAACAATTGCAGCACCAGGATCAGGAGCATAATGATGCCCAGGAGGTTTAGCAGGTTCTTGTTACCTTCTACCAGTACATTGTCCACTATTTTCTGTACGTAGATGGAAGTGGACAGCCCAAGAATGGTATATACAATGGCCCCGAAAAGTGCCTGCAGCACAACCGTTCTATGCGGTTTCAGAAGATACCAGAAACGTTGCAGATGAGAGATCTTTTCATTGCCTGCCCTGAAATCTTCGCCGGGCATGAGGAGAATGAGCACATTCGTCCAGATGGCTTTGAATGCCTCGTGGGTTAGTTTATGGAACAATCCGTCTGCCGGGTCCATTACCACCACATGTGTTTTAGTGACCTTATAGATCACCACAAAGTGATGTAACTTTTCTTTGATCACCACATGCGCAATAGCAGGTTTAGGGATGTTGAAGAGCGCTTCCCATGGGCCTTTCACACCTTTAGCTTCAAAGCCCAGTTTAGTAGCGGCTTCAATGATGCCTAATACATTGGTGCCTTTATTATCCGTAGCGGCTAACTGGCGGATGCGGGCAACGGGTAACTGCAATTGGTAGAATGCCGCAATGGAAGCAAGGCATGCGGCACCGCAATCGCTGATATCGCGCTGGCGGATACGGGAACTATTTTTTAATCGTATAGAGGACATGGTTTATTTTTTTCCGATACTATTCGGATTCATCCAATCATCGGTTTTATCATACAGGAGCTGAAACAAACTACGTTGTGTAAGAATGAAGCGGGCCTGCAGCGTCATACCTTTTTTCAGTTTGCCTTTCACGCCACTGGCGGTACGCACTTCCGTATCGGCAAACTCACATCTTACTTTAAATACAGGCTGGTTATCCACGAGCGTGAAATCATTATCTACAGATTGCACAGTACCTTCCACCACACCCCATTCATTATAATTAAAAGCATCTACCTGGAACTTCACCGGCATGCCTGCTTTGAGGTAACCAATATCTTTGGGAGAAACGAGGCATTCTGCTACCAGGTTGGAATCAGGAGAAATAGTCCCCATCAGCTCACCCACCTGTACATACCCACCTGCATACCTTCCGCTGAACTGTTGCAGGGTACCACTTACCGGGGCTTTGATCAGGTTCCATTCCTTTTGTTTTTCCAGTTGCGCGGCATCTGCCTGCAGGCGGCTGCTCTCTGATCTGTAGCGGCTTAATTCTTCCTGCCAGGCACTGCGCTGCTGCTGTACAGAAGAGCGGTACACGGCCACACTTTTATCATATTCATATTGTTTATCGCGCAGTTCTTTTTCCGCAATTACTTTATCTGCGAAGAGTTTTTTATACATGTCCAGGTCACTTTGCAGCTTGCGCATGGTGGCCTGCTGTTCATTCAGTGTGGACATAAAGCGGGAGTATTGCTGCTGGTAGAGGGCAGACTGTAATCCGCCGCCACCGCCGCCGGAGGCCAGGCGGGACAGGTCGTTCACATAGGATTCCCGTTGTTTGAGTTCAAAGGAGTTTTGCAGGAGTTTGCTGTTGCTGATGTCTTCCTGCAGGCGCAGGATCAGCTGGCCTTTTTGAACGTGCTGCCCTTCTGTTACCATCACTTCTTCTATAGTGCCGGCAATCAGGCTGCGTAATTCATTCTTTTCTGTGATCGGGCGTACAATACCGCCGGACTTCACGGAAACATCTACTTTAATAAAAGGTAAGGCAAGTATGCTGACCAGCACTGCCAGGAGAACCGTTGTATAGATCACCTGCGTTCTTACCTGCACACGGGGTAACCATGTAAAGGTAGAATGCTCAATGACCTCCACTGGAAAGAGTTGAGGCATGCAACAAATTTCAATAATGAAAAATGATGCTTAACGGTTCAGATAGGTGAAATCCTGCTTAGAGATTGAATAGCAATTTACAAATATTTATTGAAACTCCTATGCTCCCTGTTCATATCCCACATCTACGAGTAAACCTCCGCCATCCGCAGCAGCGGTGGCCAGTTCATCGCAACGGTTGTTTTCCGGGTTGGTGGCATGGCCTTTTACCCATTGGAATTTCACCTTTTGCCTTTTGAAGGCAGGAATAAAACGTTCCCAGAGATCACGGTTCTTTTTGTCTTTGAAGCCAGTCTTTACCCAGCTCCATAACCAGCCTTTTTCAACAGAGTTCACCACGTATTGGCTGTCAGTATAAATAACAACGGAGAGCCCGTCTTTTGTAAGCGTTTCCAATGCAACGATCACGGCCAGCAACTCCATGCGGTTATTGGTGGTCATCCTGTACCCCTGTGATAATTCCTTTCTTACCTTTCCCCAAAGGAGCACAATGCCATAACCGCCTCTGCCGGGATTACCACGGGCGGCGCCATCTGTATATATAATAAGTTGCTGAGTCGTCAAAATCCCTGGTTTTCGTTTTAAGGGAGCAAATGTAATACTTCTCCCTTACACCTGTATCACCCCTGTGCGGAACGTTTCGGCAACAGGTGCATGGTTACAGGCTTTCAGGCATTCTGCCACAATCTTCCTGGTGTTCACCGGTTCAATGATCTCATCCACCCATAACCTTGCGGCGGCATAATAGGGAGTGGTTTGTGCATTATACCTGTCTGTGATATCCTTCAGCAATTTCTCTTCTGCTTCCGGTGTGATCACTTCTCCTTTTGCTTTGAGGGAAGCTACCTGGATCTGCAACAATGTTTTGGCGGCCTGCTCTCCTCCCATCACCGCTATTTTTGCATTCGGCCATGCAAAGATGAAACGCGGGTCGTAGGCTTTTCCGCACATCGCGTAATTACCTGCGCCATAAGAGTTGCCAATGATCACGGTGATCTTGGGTACTACGGAATTTGCTACGGCATTCACCAGTTTAGCGCCGTCTTTAATAATACCGGCATGTTCACTTCTGCTGCCCACCATAAAACCCGTTACATCCTGTAAAAAGAGCAGGGGTATTTTCTTTTGGTTACAGTTCATGATAAAACGTGCCGCTTTATCTGCGCTGTCGTTATAGATCACGCCACCCATCTGCATCTCTCCTTTTTTGCTCTTCACTATCTTGCGCTGGTTGGCTACTATACCTACGGCCCAGCCTTCTATACGGGCGTATCCGCAAAGGATGGTTTTACCATAATCTTCTTTGTATTCATCAAACACAGAGCCGTCCACCAAACGTTTGATCACTTCATGTACGTCATATGACTTTGAGCTGTCCACCGGAATGATGCCATATAATTCATCTGCAGATTTCAGGGGAGCTACAGGGGTTATATGATCAAATCCCGCATCCGCAGGTTTTCCCAGCCGGGACACAATCTGTTTGATCCGGTCCAGGCATTCCGCTTCTGTTTTGAACTTATAATCTGCAATACCAGAGATCTCTGTATGGGTAACGGCGCCGCCTAGTGTTTCTGCGTCCACATCTTCCCCAATGGCAGCTTTAACGAGGTAAGGCCCTGCCAGGAAAATGGAGCCGTTGCCTTCCACCATTAACACCTCATCACTCATAATAGGAAGATAGGCGCCACCGGCTACACAGCTACCCATTACCGCAGCTATCTGCGTGATGCCCATGGCACTCATTTTAGCATTGTTCCGGAAGATCCTGCCAAAGTGTTCTTTATCCGGGAATATTTCGTCCTGCATGGGAAGGTATACCCCTGCGCTATCTACCAGGTAAATAACCGGCAGGTGGTTTTCCATGGCTATTTCCTGCAGGCGGAGGTTCTTTTTACCGGTGAGCGGGAACCAGGCCCCTGCTTTCACCGTCATATCGTTGGCTATGATCATGCACTGCCGGCCACTTACATAACCTAATCCGGCTACAGTGCCTCCTGCAGGGCATCCTCCATGCTCGGGGTACATTTCATAAGCCGTAAATGCACCAATTTCTGTAAAGGGGGTATTCTTGTCAGTCAGGTAGTCGATACGCTCGCGGACAGTCATTTTACCACGCTGGCGAAGTTTCTCTATACTTTTCTTTCCGCCGCCCTGTTCAATCACCGATAAACGTTGTTTCATGGTGCTGACCAGCCTGCGCATATGGTCTTCATTCTTATTAAATTCCAATTGCTGTTCCTCCATAAAGTGGTAGATATTTGATTAAAAATAAGGGAAATGGAGGAAATGGCCTGCTAATTGTGAAATGGTGATTGGAATCATATCATTGGAAGAAACCTATAACTTTACAGCATGTCCACACTCATCGTATTATCGGAATCATTGCAGCATATCTACCACGGTCAGCCCTGGCTGGAGGTAACCGTTATGGAGCATTTGCAGGAAACAGATGCAGTACAGGCATCTAAACGGATAGGCGGCTCCCACAATATCTGGGAGCTGGTGAACCACCTGATCTGGTGGAACAAGAACGTGATCCGCAAACTATATGGGGAAGCACCTGATCAGGACGGAGACCTGCCCGATTTCTATTTCCCTGAAAATCACGGGGAAAATAACTGGCAGGCCACCTTAAACCGCCTGGAACATTCCATCACCGAAATGGTGGAAACCGTCAGGAACTTCCCTGAGGAAAAGCTATTCACGCCGGTGCCCAACACCCAGCACAATGCCTATTATTATATACAGGGCGTATTGCAGCATGTGCCCTACCATCTGGGGCAGATAGTACTGCTAAGGAAATATGCTTAAAATGATAAAACGCCGCTGATCAGCGGCGTTTCTTTTTTACATAGGAGATGGTTAAAAAGTACTATTGGTGGTTCAGTATTCAATATATAGTTTTATTTTCAATATTGAAATCCAAATTAACCGCCAAATTATCTTGCCATGCATCGAATTTATTCAATTGACGTTTTGCGGGGACTGATTATGATCATTATGGCGTTAGACCATGTACGTGACTTCTTTCACGTATCTGCGATGACGAGTGATCCCTTGGACCTGGAAACAACAAACCCCGCTCTCTATTTCACCCGGTGGATCACCCATTTTTGTGCCCCGTTGTTTGTTTTTCTCTCCGGTTTATCCGTTCATCTGATGAATGGCAGGAAAAGTAAAGCTGCCATCGCTAAATACTTATTTACGCGTGGTCTCTGGCTCGTGTTCATAGAAGTCACCGTTGTATCTTTTGGTCTTACTTTCAACCCTTTAATGAACACGCTCATCCTGCAGGTGATCTGGGCCATCGGTGTAAGTTTCCTGGCTTTATCCTTATTAGTGTTCCTGCCATGGCAGGCCGTACTGGGCATAGGTTTGCTGATCACCCTCGGCCATAACCTGCTGGATACCGCAGGCCATAGCATGTTCATGGAGTTTGCGCACAATTCCAATTTCACCTATTACCAGCTCTTTCCGGGTCATGGTGTGATCATAGTCTATCCTTTCCTTCCATGGATAGGTATTCTGCTGATGGGTTACGGGTTGGGCAGGATCTTTCAGCAGGATGTACCTGTTGCAACACGCCGCAGGATATTGCTCACAGCAGGATCAACCATGGTGCTGCTCTTCTTTGTACTCAGAGGTATTAATGCATACGGCGATCCCCGTACCTGGGCCTCCCAGGTTACTGCATTGAAAACATTCTATTCTTTCATGAACGTAACTAAATACCCGCCATCCCTGATGTACTCGCTGATCACGATAGGGATAGGACTCCTGGCCCTGGCTGCTTTGGAACATGCACGCGGAAAACTGGCAGATATCGCGAAAGTATATGGCAGTGTTCCTTTCTTCTACTACATCCTGCATTTTTATATCATTCACAGCTTATGTGTGATCGTATTCTTTGCATCAGGATATGGTACAGATCAGATCGTGAGCATGCAGACGCTGTTTTTATTCCGGCCACCGGAGTTCGGTTTTTCGTTATGGGTAGTGTATATTATCTGGATAGCTGTGGTGGCTGTTTTGTACCGGCCCTGCAAATGGTTCTCTCAGTATAAGCGAACGCATAAACAATGGTGGTTAAGCTACCTTTAACGCAACTTTAGTTCATATCTTTCTTCATACAGGTCCTGCCCCCAGATGCGCTGTGGTATGGAAGCTGTTTTAACAAAACCGGCTTTTGCATACATGCTGCCTGCTGTAGTTTGCTGATGTGTGGTGAGCAGGTAAACGGACCTGAAATTTTGTTGCCTGCAAAAAGCCATGGCTTCGCTCATGAGCTTTTTGCCAAGGCCCATACCCCTGAATTCAGGCCGGAGCAGGAACCAGCGTAATTGTGCCACACCTCTCCCTTTCCCGATGATCGCAATCATCCCCACTAGTTCTCCGTAACAATGTGCCAGCCAAACCCTGTCCCTTGCAGGATCATAGGTTTGCATGAATTCATAGAGGGTTTGGGTAACATAGGTTTCAAATGCCAGATCGTATTGATACTCCTGTGCATAGAGGATGCCATGTAAACGGATCATATCTCCAATATCTCCCGGCTGCAGGCCATGGCGAATAACCACATCTTCCAGTGTGGGTGAACTGCCGGGCGCTTTCAGGAGATTGCGGAGGATACTCATGGAGTTGGCTATTTTTTCCTGTTGCGCCGGTGCCAGGTTTTTCAGCATTTCGCGGATCTGCTCGTTGGAAAGTTCATTCATCCCTGCCATCAGTTTCTTACCACGGGCCGTTAACTGCAAATAATAAGAACGGCCGTCTTCCGGCAAAGGATGTTTGAGGATCAATCCTTTCTTTTCAAAATTGCGCAGGATCCTGCTGAGGTACCCCGCGTCTATCTGCAAAGCCTCCCGGATGCCGGTAGCCGTGGTCTGCCCGTTAAAATCTATTTCGTAAAGCACCCTGATGTCCGTCAATGAATAGTCCGTATCAAAGAAGTGCTGCTGCAGTAATCCCAGTTGCTTAGTATAATACCGGTTGAACTGGCGGATGTTGGAAATAAGCTGGTCCATACTGCAAATATAATAATTAGTTGTTTTTGTCAACTAATTTATTTGACAAAGGCAACTATTTATTTGCGTATTAATACCTATCGTAAAAACGTATTAATTACCTGTTCTAAAAAGCATCTTAAACGTTACTTGCATCAGAATCACCCCAAATTCAATTTCTATGAAACAAATTATTTGCATAACGGCCGTATTGCTCATGCTCTTTGCAGTAGCCTGTATACGGAAGACCGGGCAATCCACTTCTTTCACTGTTTCAACAGATATTTCCTCCCCCGGGGAAATTGTACTCATTCAATTCTCTGATACCACAGAAGTAGATACCAGCGGTATGGAAGTGAGCTTTGGAAAAGAAGCGGCCCTCATTACCGGGCTGGGCCAGCAGGGAGATCTTGCTGTGCTGGTACCGGATGCGCCTGCCGGAAAAGTAAAACTGCAGGTAAAGCGGAAAGATAAAATTCTGGGCGAATCAGAATTCACGATCCAGGATAACTCCGCTAAATCCATCGCCTTCAGTATGCAGGGCAAAGAGTTTAGGGTACTCACCAGCAAAGGCACCAATAATGCCGTAGAACAATACCAGGGCACAGAAGGCCGCATGCTGGCATTTGATGTACTGGATGCAAAAGGCGCACTGGTAATGACGGGCACGGTAGCACATCCCGGCGCCATGGAAGTATTTGTGGAACCCAAAGTGATCCACCGGGAATCCATGCATGAACACATGCCTTCCTTCTTTTCCATTACCATCCCCAATGCAAAAGGAAAGCTCACGATCAAATTCTATGAGCCAGACAGTAACCTGAGCATTACTTCCGGTAATTTCAGCAGCGCACGCAAATTAATTTCCGAAGTAACCTTTAATAACTAACCCCTAAATCTCTTTCATCATGAAAACACTTGTTAAAGGATTATGCGTGTTGTTGATCTTAATATCCGTTCGCGTAAGCGGTGCTATCAATATACAAAGGAATGGGGCCCTCAACTACACACCCATACTTAATAACGGTTCTGCTTCTGTGAAATACGATATCGTATTTGTAGGTGACGGATTCACCGCTGCACAACAGGCTGCTTTCAATACAGCGGTAGATCAAGCCGTTCAGGCATTACGCAATCTTCAACCCTATGGCAGCAGAATGTGTGCCTTTAATATCTGGCGCGTGAATGTGGTGTCTGCCCAATCCGGCGTAGACCATCCCGCAGATGGGGTTTTCGTTAACACGGAACTGGATTGCCGGTATGGTAATCCCGCAGCCATGGAAGCGGAAAGATGTATCACCAGCAGTTCTCCTGCTAAATGTTATGAAGCAGGCAATTTTGCCCCCGCAGCAGATGCCGTATTTGTATTAGTGAATGATACGCAATGGGGCGGTTGTGCCGGAGGGCTTGTTTTCTCTTCTATCTCTGAAGGTTTTGCCGGTATCATTACGCATGAATTAGGACATAAAGTAGGCGGGCTCGCAGATGAATACGATTGTTACATGTGCGATGGTTCAGATGATAACCGCACCTACCAGGCAGCCTGGGGAGAACCTGCTGCCAAAAACCTCACCATCAATACAAACCGCGCCACTATCAAATGGGGTTCATTCATTAATGCAGCTACTCCCCTTCCTACCACTTCCAACGTACCTGCAGGTGTAGTAGGATTATGGGAAGGCGGCGGATACTACCGTTTTGGTATTTACCGTGCGCAGTTCAACTGCCAGATGCGTGATCTCAATGAGTTCTGTGCAGCCTGTAACCAGGAAATGAATGTCATCCTTACCGGAAAATGTACACCCTGTGAAATTGATCCGGCAGGTTTACTCTGCGCCATCCTCAAAAACCTGGACCGCTTTAAATGGATCAACTGGCGCTGTAGGTTCCGCTGGCCAATTCCAGGCTGCCCCTTCTGCCCGCCGGATTTCAACAGGGATGATATTATCCGTGTGGTACTGGAAGGTATCGATCCCCGTGAGTTCAATATATCAGTGATCGATGCCACCGGTAAAGTAGTAACCATGGGCCAGGGTTCTGAAAAAGGCATAGAACTTTCCTTTAGCCGTAAATCAGGCAGTAAAACCAATTACTTCGTGGAAGTATCTGCCAAAAGTGAAGCCAGCCAGGGTAAAGTGTCTACTATCAAAACCAACCTGTTCATCAACAACAAAGAGGTGGCGATGTACTAAATAATTTTTTTTCCTTTCCAATAGTTAGAAGCATAATTCCTGAATGCCCGAGGGCCCGGATCTACCGGGCCTTCTCTTTCTTCAGTTCTACATAGAAATTATCCTTATCCACTTTAAAGCTCTTCTCTTTCAGGTATTTAGTGGTGATGGATTTCCAGTCGTTTTCAGGATAGAGGAATACATACATCTCATTATCCAGCATCACCTTCACCGGCATCTTAAATCCGGGAACGGTGTTATTCCATTTATAATGCAATTCGTTACCCTCCATGTAATAGGCCAGTTCGGGCACTTTGATGGTCCTTAAGTATTGATCAAAGAAAGCCCTGAGGTCCATGTTGGCCTTTTTACTGATATAGGTTTCTATCTCCTGCGTGGTAACGGTTTTACAGGCAAAATCTTTCTGGATGCCGCGCAGTATGTCAAAGAACAGTGTATCATTATTCAGCACACTCCGCAGGGTATGGATCACCCGGCAACCTTTGGAATACACATCATAGAGGTTGTAAAAAACATGGTTCACATCATACTCTCCGATCATGGGTTCCTTATTATCTGCCTTTTCCCGTTCCAGCGCTTTTAATGCTGCCTCATATCCATCCTTGTACTCTACCATCATTTTCTCTGCATAGGTAGCAAAACCTTCATGCAGCCAGAAATCTGCAAAGTCTTTCATGGACACATTGTTCCCCCACCATTCATGCGCAACCTCATGCCACATCAGTCTCATCAGTTCTGTGGTATCTCCATAAAAGCCACCCAGGGCCACAGCACTCTGGTGCTCCATGGCATGTAGGGTTTCTATCAGTTTAAAACCATCCCGTTTAAATGGATAGGGGCCAAAATGTTTCTCAAATTGCTCCAGCATTGGTTTCACTTTTGTGGAGAGCCAGCGTGCCCTTTCCAGGTGAGTGGGCAGGCAATAATAATCCAGTGTGAGATCACCATAGGTGTCTGAGAAATGAGCATAGTCCCCGATATTGAAGGTGACGTTGTAATTATTAATGGGATAGCTCACGAACCATTCTGTTAAGGTCCTGTTGCCAGGGAGGTTTACCTTATTCCGTAATCTGCCATTAGAGATGTTCTGCACATCATCCGGTACGATCACACTGATCAGTGTGCTATCTGATTCATCGGAGAGATGATCTTTATTCGGCCACCAGAGGCTGGCGCCGGAGCCCTGCATCACTACCTGCGCGAAGGTTTTTCCGCTTGTATCCTTACGCCACAGCACACCACCATTCATACCAACCGTCATATCCGGCTCCTGTGGCTGGCCATGATAATACACCCTGAATTCGTCTTTGCTGCCCTTTGGAATAAGTGCTGGGAACTGTACAAATACCGCATCAAATTCCCTCGTATACTTTAAGGACTGGCCTTTGTATATAATACTGTCAATGGGCATGTTCTCATATAGGTC
This DNA window, taken from Chitinophaga niabensis, encodes the following:
- the rnhA gene encoding ribonuclease HI, coding for MTTQQLIIYTDGAARGNPGRGGYGIVLLWGKVRKELSQGYRMTTNNRMELLAVIVALETLTKDGLSVVIYTDSQYVVNSVEKGWLWSWVKTGFKDKKNRDLWERFIPAFKRQKVKFQWVKGHATNPENNRCDELATAAADGGGLLVDVGYEQGA
- a CDS encoding M64 family metallopeptidase; translated protein: MKTLVKGLCVLLILISVRVSGAINIQRNGALNYTPILNNGSASVKYDIVFVGDGFTAAQQAAFNTAVDQAVQALRNLQPYGSRMCAFNIWRVNVVSAQSGVDHPADGVFVNTELDCRYGNPAAMEAERCITSSSPAKCYEAGNFAPAADAVFVLVNDTQWGGCAGGLVFSSISEGFAGIITHELGHKVGGLADEYDCYMCDGSDDNRTYQAAWGEPAAKNLTINTNRATIKWGSFINAATPLPTTSNVPAGVVGLWEGGGYYRFGIYRAQFNCQMRDLNEFCAACNQEMNVILTGKCTPCEIDPAGLLCAILKNLDRFKWINWRCRFRWPIPGCPFCPPDFNRDDIIRVVLEGIDPREFNISVIDATGKVVTMGQGSEKGIELSFSRKSGSKTNYFVEVSAKSEASQGKVSTIKTNLFINNKEVAMY
- a CDS encoding HlyD family secretion protein; translated protein: MPQLFPVEVIEHSTFTWLPRVQVRTQVIYTTVLLAVLVSILALPFIKVDVSVKSGGIVRPITEKNELRSLIAGTIEEVMVTEGQHVQKGQLILRLQEDISNSKLLQNSFELKQRESYVNDLSRLASGGGGGGLQSALYQQQYSRFMSTLNEQQATMRKLQSDLDMYKKLFADKVIAEKELRDKQYEYDKSVAVYRSSVQQQRSAWQEELSRYRSESSRLQADAAQLEKQKEWNLIKAPVSGTLQQFSGRYAGGYVQVGELMGTISPDSNLVAECLVSPKDIGYLKAGMPVKFQVDAFNYNEWGVVEGTVQSVDNDFTLVDNQPVFKVRCEFADTEVRTASGVKGKLKKGMTLQARFILTQRSLFQLLYDKTDDWMNPNSIGKK
- a CDS encoding DinB family protein, producing MSTLIVLSESLQHIYHGQPWLEVTVMEHLQETDAVQASKRIGGSHNIWELVNHLIWWNKNVIRKLYGEAPDQDGDLPDFYFPENHGENNWQATLNRLEHSITEMVETVRNFPEEKLFTPVPNTQHNAYYYIQGVLQHVPYHLGQIVLLRKYA
- a CDS encoding bifunctional helix-turn-helix transcriptional regulator/GNAT family N-acetyltransferase, with the translated sequence MDQLISNIRQFNRYYTKQLGLLQQHFFDTDYSLTDIRVLYEIDFNGQTTATGIREALQIDAGYLSRILRNFEKKGLILKHPLPEDGRSYYLQLTARGKKLMAGMNELSNEQIREMLKNLAPAQQEKIANSMSILRNLLKAPGSSPTLEDVVIRHGLQPGDIGDMIRLHGILYAQEYQYDLAFETYVTQTLYEFMQTYDPARDRVWLAHCYGELVGMIAIIGKGRGVAQLRWFLLRPEFRGMGLGKKLMSEAMAFCRQQNFRSVYLLTTHQQTTAGSMYAKAGFVKTASIPQRIWGQDLYEERYELKLR
- a CDS encoding DUF1624 domain-containing protein, which produces MHRIYSIDVLRGLIMIIMALDHVRDFFHVSAMTSDPLDLETTNPALYFTRWITHFCAPLFVFLSGLSVHLMNGRKSKAAIAKYLFTRGLWLVFIEVTVVSFGLTFNPLMNTLILQVIWAIGVSFLALSLLVFLPWQAVLGIGLLITLGHNLLDTAGHSMFMEFAHNSNFTYYQLFPGHGVIIVYPFLPWIGILLMGYGLGRIFQQDVPVATRRRILLTAGSTMVLLFFVLRGINAYGDPRTWASQVTALKTFYSFMNVTKYPPSLMYSLITIGIGLLALAALEHARGKLADIAKVYGSVPFFYYILHFYIIHSLCVIVFFASGYGTDQIVSMQTLFLFRPPEFGFSLWVVYIIWIAVVAVLYRPCKWFSQYKRTHKQWWLSYL
- a CDS encoding M1 family metallopeptidase translates to MNIRMMILFLLLAQFAKAQQSSFAGTYQFNLNPIRIFAVKEENDSLRFSENGKNFLTMFPLGGNKYRIDVVKPEAIVEFTKSKMIVHQGGGDYDCLKIWDMPNFPKAKRIPNRKNGFTRADTLRGKLSPLRSCYDVIYYHLTVEVFPATHTLQGNTLIRFNTVSPFRELQVDLYENMPIDSIIYKGQSLKYTREFDAVFVQFPALIPKGSKDEFRVYYHGQPQEPDMTVGMNGGVLWRKDTSGKTFAQVVMQGSGASLWWPNKDHLSDESDSTLISVIVPDDVQNISNGRLRNKVNLPGNRTLTEWFVSYPINNYNVTFNIGDYAHFSDTYGDLTLDYYCLPTHLERARWLSTKVKPMLEQFEKHFGPYPFKRDGFKLIETLHAMEHQSAVALGGFYGDTTELMRLMWHEVAHEWWGNNVSMKDFADFWLHEGFATYAEKMMVEYKDGYEAALKALEREKADNKEPMIGEYDVNHVFYNLYDVYSKGCRVIHTLRSVLNNDTLFFDILRGIQKDFACKTVTTQEIETYISKKANMDLRAFFDQYLRTIKVPELAYYMEGNELHYKWNNTVPGFKMPVKVMLDNEMYVFLYPENDWKSITTKYLKEKSFKVDKDNFYVELKKEKAR
- a CDS encoding acyl-CoA carboxylase subunit beta: MEEQQLEFNKNEDHMRRLVSTMKQRLSVIEQGGGKKSIEKLRQRGKMTVRERIDYLTDKNTPFTEIGAFTAYEMYPEHGGCPAGGTVAGLGYVSGRQCMIIANDMTVKAGAWFPLTGKKNLRLQEIAMENHLPVIYLVDSAGVYLPMQDEIFPDKEHFGRIFRNNAKMSAMGITQIAAVMGSCVAGGAYLPIMSDEVLMVEGNGSIFLAGPYLVKAAIGEDVDAETLGGAVTHTEISGIADYKFKTEAECLDRIKQIVSRLGKPADAGFDHITPVAPLKSADELYGIIPVDSSKSYDVHEVIKRLVDGSVFDEYKEDYGKTILCGYARIEGWAVGIVANQRKIVKSKKGEMQMGGVIYNDSADKAARFIMNCNQKKIPLLFLQDVTGFMVGSRSEHAGIIKDGAKLVNAVANSVVPKITVIIGNSYGAGNYAMCGKAYDPRFIFAWPNAKIAVMGGEQAAKTLLQIQVASLKAKGEVITPEAEEKLLKDITDRYNAQTTPYYAAARLWVDEIIEPVNTRKIVAECLKACNHAPVAETFRTGVIQV